The following are encoded in a window of Halorhodospira halophila genomic DNA:
- a CDS encoding RAQPRD family integrative conjugative element protein: protein MRTRTLVLLVTAGVALLPPIALSDAANGERDALARLAYELEALEPLIEEAEAQSDPDARVEFRYDWLRRDLERVRHGIQEHIEAPRQPQPRQIDPLQGDYRR from the coding sequence ATGCGCACGCGAACACTCGTATTGCTGGTCACGGCCGGAGTCGCCCTGCTTCCGCCTATAGCGCTTAGCGATGCCGCCAATGGCGAGCGGGACGCGCTCGCTCGACTCGCTTATGAGCTTGAAGCGCTTGAACCCCTGATCGAGGAAGCCGAAGCCCAATCCGACCCGGATGCTCGCGTGGAGTTCCGTTATGACTGGCTGCGTCGCGACCTGGAGCGCGTCCGCCACGGCATCCAGGAGCATATCGAGGCGCCACGCCAGCCACAGCCAAGGCAGATCGATCCACTACAGGGAGATTACCGACGTTGA
- a CDS encoding TIGR03745 family integrating conjugative element membrane protein: MPARSTWQRTRDATLSLFLLGPAGAMAQQGSLPSPEDPDHGAGTADEDWLATMEGYLFDGAVVLATVVSIAGFVWVAWAGLTKFNEARNGRAEWGEVGLLGIAGGALLLVVTFLLTTATEDVIDAGMTFHNAMPAVA; encoded by the coding sequence ATGCCCGCACGCAGCACTTGGCAACGGACGAGAGACGCCACCCTCTCCCTCTTTCTGCTTGGTCCCGCTGGGGCCATGGCTCAGCAGGGGTCTTTGCCCTCCCCCGAGGACCCTGACCATGGCGCGGGGACGGCCGACGAGGACTGGCTCGCCACGATGGAGGGGTACCTGTTCGACGGTGCGGTTGTCCTGGCAACGGTCGTCAGCATTGCCGGCTTTGTCTGGGTGGCCTGGGCCGGCCTCACGAAGTTCAACGAGGCCCGCAATGGCCGGGCTGAGTGGGGCGAGGTCGGCCTGCTCGGCATTGCCGGTGGCGCTTTGCTGCTGGTGGTCACGTTCCTGCTGACGACGGCCACCGAGGACGTCATCGACGCCGGCATGACTTTCCACAACGCCATGCCAGCGGTGGCCTGA
- a CDS encoding TIGR03750 family conjugal transfer protein — translation MVETAGERRMMAERLNEEPPVFRGCSSTELVAILVAGTIFWLPVGIAIGWLFGRAMMGVGGAAIMVLATVFIAATVFQKIKKGRPTGYYQQRCRLALHRAGLMRAPLILRSGTWDVGRR, via the coding sequence ATGGTGGAGACCGCTGGCGAGCGCCGGATGATGGCGGAACGACTCAACGAGGAGCCCCCCGTGTTCCGGGGGTGCTCCTCCACCGAGCTCGTGGCCATCCTTGTCGCCGGAACCATCTTCTGGCTTCCGGTCGGCATCGCCATCGGCTGGCTATTCGGCCGCGCCATGATGGGCGTCGGGGGCGCCGCCATCATGGTGCTTGCCACGGTCTTCATCGCGGCCACGGTCTTCCAAAAGATCAAGAAGGGTCGGCCCACCGGCTACTACCAACAGCGCTGCCGGCTGGCCCTGCATAGAGCTGGCTTGATGCGCGCGCCGCTCATTCTAAGAAGCGGCACCTGGGACGTGGGGCGCCGATGA
- a CDS encoding PFL_4703 family integrating conjugative element protein — MRHRKEIDTCWAHVRTLRVLAAGLALACAGLWWGWHTAPEDIRVHQTPELRTGGVMEAGEIPEPVVYTFTFYIWQQLWRWEDDGADEYPENIWRLQSYMTPRFLQVQEADLERRAQSGELDNRSRYIREIPGARFEPARVERLGDDTWQVFLDVEIQEYIDGELVKDIEVRYPLRVVRFEVDPEGNPWGLALDGYTGEPERLETHVEEES, encoded by the coding sequence ATGAGACACCGCAAAGAGATCGACACCTGCTGGGCGCACGTTCGGACACTCCGGGTCTTGGCCGCGGGGCTGGCCCTGGCATGTGCCGGCCTGTGGTGGGGGTGGCATACCGCGCCCGAGGATATTCGGGTCCATCAGACCCCGGAGCTGCGCACGGGCGGGGTGATGGAGGCCGGCGAGATCCCGGAGCCGGTCGTCTATACCTTCACCTTCTATATCTGGCAGCAGCTCTGGCGCTGGGAAGACGACGGCGCCGACGAGTACCCCGAGAATATCTGGCGGCTGCAAAGCTACATGACTCCCCGTTTCCTCCAGGTCCAGGAGGCAGACCTGGAGCGACGCGCCCAGAGCGGCGAGCTCGATAATCGATCCCGCTACATCCGCGAGATCCCGGGCGCCCGCTTTGAGCCTGCGCGAGTGGAGCGCCTCGGCGATGACACCTGGCAGGTCTTCCTCGACGTCGAGATCCAGGAGTACATCGATGGCGAGCTCGTCAAGGACATTGAGGTGCGCTACCCGCTGCGCGTAGTCCGCTTCGAGGTTGACCCCGAGGGCAACCCCTGGGGGCTGGCCCTGGACGGGTACACCGGCGAGCCGGAGCGCCTGGAGACCCATGTGGAGGAGGAGTCTTGA
- a CDS encoding TIGR03757 family integrating conjugative element protein, with amino-acid sequence MLRRLPPLLLIALVAPAGAAAERVEVFVAGETHTPQAAPSDVTIYRVDKAQERISALEARLPDDPDEALRTARRLVDGPEEERLGEALRAVALAIGLGIEQVPAVVFDRTTVVYGVADPDEARQHLQEAIDDP; translated from the coding sequence ATGTTGCGGCGCCTCCCGCCACTACTCCTGATCGCTCTCGTGGCACCCGCCGGCGCTGCCGCCGAGCGCGTCGAGGTCTTCGTCGCGGGCGAGACGCATACGCCGCAGGCCGCCCCGTCGGACGTCACGATCTATCGCGTGGATAAAGCCCAGGAGCGCATCAGCGCTCTTGAGGCGCGGCTGCCCGACGACCCCGATGAGGCGCTGCGAACGGCACGGCGCCTGGTGGATGGCCCGGAGGAGGAGCGGCTGGGGGAAGCGCTGCGCGCTGTAGCGCTTGCGATCGGCCTGGGAATCGAACAGGTCCCGGCTGTCGTGTTCGACCGCACGACCGTCGTCTACGGCGTCGCGGATCCGGACGAGGCCCGTCAGCACCTACAGGAGGCTATCGATGACCCTTAG
- a CDS encoding TIGR03756 family integrating conjugative element protein codes for MNTIDITQDTLSALPSCLDFRLEGVCFWLRCSWTGCSIRTSIRLGHYIPDLVISAYHEAAENPWREIRKTLGHAQELALEQGFAALIDYDPGEGAQHDSRPARNHATVTYKEADAIGHPAADIVEDIPLPEGPCPSAADMMTPYYQSAIDAVEWRLGVVEFVTNAHRSFPGVEELSEDGTWGLQTWGGVYPRVGQTPQPEDAKAAGIAAFRAGHIVTRSGEPGRVYDHLSSGGTTSTAGYRVWLPDPLEPGDAETGTFQMHHPRSESSCEILGVDDRFDGLDGWAGGTSSSRTDLDGDYVWTMWRRYSCCEREGAFITSVSW; via the coding sequence GTGAACACCATCGACATCACCCAGGACACGCTAAGCGCGCTCCCATCCTGTCTCGATTTCCGTCTCGAGGGGGTGTGCTTTTGGCTCCGCTGCAGCTGGACTGGCTGCTCGATCCGCACCTCGATCCGACTCGGTCACTATATCCCCGACCTCGTGATCTCGGCCTATCACGAGGCCGCAGAAAACCCGTGGCGGGAGATCCGTAAGACGCTTGGGCACGCCCAGGAGCTCGCCTTGGAGCAAGGTTTCGCTGCGCTGATCGATTACGACCCCGGTGAAGGCGCGCAACATGACTCCAGACCCGCCCGGAACCACGCCACGGTGACCTACAAAGAGGCCGACGCGATCGGCCACCCAGCAGCAGACATCGTAGAAGATATACCGCTACCCGAAGGCCCCTGCCCCTCCGCGGCCGACATGATGACGCCCTACTACCAGTCGGCGATCGACGCCGTCGAATGGCGGCTGGGCGTTGTCGAGTTCGTCACCAATGCCCACAGGTCCTTTCCGGGCGTCGAGGAGCTGAGCGAAGACGGTACCTGGGGCCTGCAGACCTGGGGCGGCGTCTACCCGCGGGTGGGGCAGACACCACAGCCGGAAGACGCCAAGGCCGCCGGCATAGCCGCCTTCCGGGCCGGGCATATCGTAACCCGCTCAGGCGAACCAGGGCGCGTCTACGACCACCTCTCCAGTGGCGGCACAACCTCCACAGCGGGCTATCGCGTGTGGCTGCCGGATCCGCTCGAGCCGGGCGATGCGGAGACCGGCACGTTCCAGATGCACCATCCGCGCTCGGAGAGTTCCTGCGAGATTCTCGGCGTCGATGACCGCTTCGACGGGCTCGACGGCTGGGCCGGGGGAACATCCTCGTCACGCACCGATCTGGACGGCGACTACGTCTGGACGATGTGGCGGCGGTATTCCTGCTGTGAGCGCGAGGGAGCCTTCATCACCTCCGTGAGCTGGTAA
- a CDS encoding integrating conjugative element protein has protein sequence MRRAASLAVIALAAPAAVLANEPLTPPEDDGVWYYEIGGAEPWNPPLQPNLTTLDLSFGSHLSAGYSCGEFDPVTTVRNQLQEVADGADAMVDEMVDAANAAVASLPALVLQRAHPGLYDLMQNTLLRAEETLELATKSCEQIEQELAEGETNPYSDLVTLSKGDEWQMQMGVEDDIVRAEEHVEENAADSGLIWYDGTPGSGGERRGGEGQPPVEPVSDALDAGYQTIMQGAPAGDDTRMEVIWEPEPGNTTIDQIEEWTVGDPDTGEPGVLGDSKLWIGEGEQSESVPGHGIVPQLDSERESVQDDMAELLQAMEDDALTEDHLDDLQAPGVGFTPQLAQALDEMPSQERQLAAGRLAQEISMARTMERALSVRRMLLTGRVEPTIARTGPAQDEIDDALDELDEEIENLMLEIEARRAVVSHTSEHLLQEGQRRRDASRGAIAPTPVPEQRIRDGIPEELDD, from the coding sequence ATGCGTCGAGCAGCAAGCCTTGCAGTCATCGCGTTAGCGGCGCCGGCCGCTGTGCTCGCCAACGAGCCTCTCACACCACCGGAGGACGACGGCGTTTGGTACTACGAGATCGGTGGGGCCGAGCCGTGGAATCCTCCCCTGCAACCCAACCTCACGACCCTGGACCTGAGCTTCGGGTCTCACCTGAGCGCGGGCTACTCCTGCGGTGAGTTCGACCCGGTTACCACCGTGCGCAATCAGCTCCAGGAGGTGGCCGACGGGGCGGATGCCATGGTCGATGAAATGGTGGACGCGGCCAATGCCGCTGTTGCGTCCCTGCCAGCGCTCGTGCTCCAACGAGCCCACCCCGGCCTCTACGACCTCATGCAGAACACGCTCCTGCGCGCTGAGGAGACCCTCGAGCTCGCCACCAAGAGCTGTGAGCAGATTGAGCAGGAGCTCGCCGAGGGTGAGACCAACCCATACTCCGACCTGGTGACCCTGTCGAAGGGCGACGAGTGGCAGATGCAGATGGGGGTCGAGGACGACATCGTCCGGGCGGAGGAGCATGTCGAGGAGAACGCCGCAGACAGCGGCCTGATCTGGTACGACGGCACCCCCGGCAGCGGCGGGGAACGCCGCGGCGGCGAGGGCCAGCCTCCAGTCGAGCCCGTCAGCGATGCACTGGACGCGGGCTACCAGACCATCATGCAAGGAGCCCCGGCCGGTGACGACACACGCATGGAGGTAATCTGGGAGCCCGAGCCGGGGAACACGACCATAGACCAGATTGAGGAGTGGACCGTCGGCGACCCGGACACAGGCGAGCCTGGTGTGCTGGGGGATTCCAAGCTATGGATCGGTGAGGGTGAACAGAGCGAGTCCGTGCCCGGACACGGGATCGTGCCCCAGCTCGATAGCGAACGCGAAAGCGTGCAAGACGACATGGCCGAGCTCCTGCAGGCCATGGAGGATGACGCCCTCACCGAGGACCACCTCGACGACCTACAGGCACCGGGAGTCGGCTTCACCCCGCAGCTCGCGCAAGCCCTCGACGAAATGCCCTCGCAGGAACGTCAGCTGGCCGCCGGGCGCCTGGCCCAGGAGATCAGCATGGCGCGGACCATGGAGCGCGCCCTGTCGGTACGCCGGATGCTACTCACTGGTCGCGTTGAGCCAACGATCGCACGCACCGGCCCGGCACAGGACGAGATCGACGACGCCCTGGACGAGCTCGACGAGGAGATCGAGAACCTGATGCTGGAGATCGAGGCCCGCCGGGCGGTCGTCTCGCACACCTCTGAGCATTTGCTCCAGGAGGGCCAACGTCGGCGTGACGCCTCTCGGGGCGCCATTGCTCCGACGCCGGTGCCGGAGCAACGCATCCGCGACGGCATCCCTGAGGAACTCGACGATTAG
- a CDS encoding histidine kinase, translating to MLRTWLGLALLFAVAIFGTLLWYAVEPAAVIEQRLAQLEGALTLWRLGLIAAVVAVWPYAVEFLGSHLTPQQRLHLHDARWQVALWLLLLEALLGQDLIPRLVRLL from the coding sequence ATGCTGCGCACCTGGCTAGGACTGGCCCTCCTATTTGCGGTGGCGATCTTCGGCACCCTGCTCTGGTATGCCGTGGAGCCAGCCGCCGTAATCGAGCAACGACTCGCCCAGCTCGAAGGGGCGCTCACCCTCTGGCGTCTTGGCCTGATCGCTGCGGTCGTTGCGGTCTGGCCTTACGCCGTCGAGTTCCTTGGAAGCCACCTGACGCCGCAACAGCGGCTGCACCTGCACGACGCCCGCTGGCAGGTGGCCCTGTGGCTGTTGCTCCTGGAGGCCCTGCTCGGCCAGGACCTGATACCCCGGCTGGTGAGGCTGCTAT